In the genome of Pirellulales bacterium, the window TCAACATGCGCAGGCCCGCGCAGGCGTCGATCACGCCGAGTTCGACCTCCGGCAGGCTGATGCGATTGCCGTCGGCGAAAGCCGGGATGCCCATGGTCTGGAGCAAGAAGGTGCTCACCTGCGTGGCGACGCGCTGCAACGGCTGCAGCAGCATCGACTCGACACGGTCGGGCAACGGGTACATGAACAACAGGAACGCGATCGCCGGGCCGGCCCAACGCAGCATGTGCAGGCCACCGACGAGCATCACCAGTCCGGCCACGCAGGGCACGAACGACACCATGTCGGGAATCACTAGTGCGTAACGTGTCGCGACGAGCCGCATGGCCAGGCCTGCGAACACGATGGCCGCACCGGTCCAGCGCTCCCAGTCGGCGATCTCTTCGAACGGCTCGAACCGCAGGTACATCAGCACGAGGGTGAACAGCGGAATCAACCAACCGTGCGAATACTGCGGGCTTTCCCACTGTTCGTAGACCAGCGTCAGGGTGTTCCAATAGGCGCCGCACAGAATGGCGACCAATACGGCGAGAATCGCCAATGGGATTGCCTGTTCGCGGGGCAGGTTTCGCAGGGATAGCTCAGACATGGATCGTTTGCCTTGTCGAACGAGCGGCGCTCGCCGGGATGGATTTCGTTACGTCACAGGACGTGGACTGGTTTTCTGTTCCTGCCGGCCGAGCGCAGACCTCGGGACGGGTAGGAGATTGGATCAAACGATCGGCCAGGCCAGGCATCCCGACATTGAGCAATCCGATGTGCGATCCAGGCCCTGCCGCAGGTGCTGCGCCTACCTCACGAACGATCGAGTGCATCACGCCTCGACGGCTCGTGGTGAGGTGCACTAGCGCGCGTTCGCAGGGCCCTCGTTTCGCACTCGTCATGTCAGTTCCAGCCGATTCACCGACGTCTCGAATCACTCACGTCTCAACCGTCGAAGTTCGGCCGGTGCTTCATGCTGTCGGGTTCCCCTGAGCTTGAACTGCTGTCGTCGTCTGTTCGCCCCCGCGTCAGATCGACGGACCTGTCCGAGGAGATGGCTCTCGACGATGAGCGGACCTCAGGAACCCGAGGTCCTTCAGAAGATGCGATGGCGTCGAGACTCAGTCCCCACCGCCTCACCATAAGCAAGCAGGGGGCCTTGTCAAGCAATTTTCGACTCCCGCGATCGGCGCAACCCGATGTGCGGTCGAACGCAACGATCACGGGGACTTTGCGCTGAGGTGACCGGATTGAAGTGCCTGAGCGCCTCGGCTCACTCTCCCGACATCAGCGATAGCAGCCGCCCGCCATCACCGCAGGCGGAGCTGTTTGGTATACAAAAATTCAGTATCTGGCCCCATGATCGCCAGATTGGCCAGATTCGCGCGAGCATGTCGTTAAATCTTTCCTGATCGGAATAGGTTGACGTTTTGGGTTGAGGATCGGGGTGTGGGGTGCCGATTATTCGGGGCGAATGGTCCAGAGTTGTTCTTGCCTGAGACGCGGTAC includes:
- a CDS encoding exosortase/archaeosortase family protein, with the protein product MSELSLRNLPREQAIPLAILAVLVAILCGAYWNTLTLVYEQWESPQYSHGWLIPLFTLVLMYLRFEPFEEIADWERWTGAAIVFAGLAMRLVATRYALVIPDMVSFVPCVAGLVMLVGGLHMLRWAGPAIAFLLFMYPLPDRVESMLLQPLQRVATQVSTFLLQTMGIPAFADGNRISLPEVELGVIDACAGLRMLTIFIALSVAITLITDKPWWERIVIILSAFPIALIVNITRITVTGILHMTAGPEIADKVFHDLAGWVMMPLALGLLYIELQLLDHLFLYDDEEDMSLDYGPAATT